One segment of Pseudodesulfovibrio sp. 5S69 DNA contains the following:
- a CDS encoding RluA family pseudouridine synthase, whose protein sequence is MFFEGTFSIDASGDGSRLDRVLEAVMPGSGLRLRRRLCEEGRVLVDGRARKPGYKVRTGQSVEMGAARAMTTADELGLRIVKWEDGFAAVNKPGGVHSAAIAGRDEPSAEGALAELFPDREPVLLNRLDNLTSGLLLVALTPEARAAYLEYEDEGAIKKFYLARVRGRLDGIVSVRNRLDTDDRKKTRVLAEPDPDSRRWTGVTALSHDNAAGTSLVRCLIMKGARHQIRAHLSSIGHPIIGDPLYGGGESPRGLMLQHQRIEMPGFQAEAIPLF, encoded by the coding sequence ATGTTTTTCGAGGGGACGTTCAGCATCGACGCGTCCGGCGACGGCAGCCGCCTGGACCGGGTCCTCGAGGCGGTCATGCCCGGCTCCGGGCTGCGCCTGCGGCGTAGGCTGTGCGAGGAAGGGCGCGTGTTGGTGGACGGCCGGGCCAGGAAGCCCGGCTATAAGGTCCGGACCGGACAATCTGTGGAAATGGGGGCAGCGCGGGCGATGACGACAGCGGATGAATTGGGCCTGAGAATCGTCAAGTGGGAAGACGGCTTCGCCGCCGTGAACAAGCCCGGCGGCGTGCATTCGGCGGCCATCGCGGGCAGGGACGAACCCAGCGCCGAAGGCGCTCTGGCCGAGCTGTTTCCCGACCGGGAACCCGTGCTGCTCAACCGTCTGGACAACCTGACCTCCGGGCTGCTGCTGGTGGCCCTGACCCCCGAGGCCCGCGCGGCGTACCTCGAATACGAGGACGAAGGGGCCATCAAGAAATTCTATCTGGCCCGCGTGCGGGGGCGGCTCGACGGCATCGTTTCCGTGCGCAACAGGCTCGACACGGACGACCGCAAAAAGACGCGCGTGCTGGCCGAGCCGGATCCGGATTCCCGCCGCTGGACCGGGGTCACGGCCCTGTCGCACGACAACGCGGCCGGGACCTCCCTGGTGCGCTGCCTGATCATGAAGGGCGCGCGCCACCAGATCCGGGCCCATCTCTCCTCCATCGGCCACCCCATCATCGGCGATCCCCTGTACGGCGGGGGCGAGAGCCCGCGCGGGCTGATGCTCCAGCACCAGCGCATCGAGATGCCCGGCTTCCAGGCCGAGGCCATTCCGCTCTTCTGA